In Mercurialis annua linkage group LG6, ddMerAnnu1.2, whole genome shotgun sequence, the following are encoded in one genomic region:
- the LOC126654009 gene encoding histidinol-phosphate aminotransferase, chloroplastic-like, translating into MGVIDICNTGSLCIVKPSNSRYRRSSVFHSSGICSFEVNNQRRVISMASVTPLEHVNEGQERLTGDSFIRSHLRKLSPYQSILPFEVLSASLGRKPEDIVKLDANENPYGPPPEVAEALGSLKFPYIYPDPQSRQLREALAKDSDLDANHILVGCGADELIDLIMRCTLDPGDKIVDCPPTFTMYEFDAAVNGAEVIKVMRNSDFSLNIELIVDAVHREKPKCIFLTSPNNPDGSIISDEDLLKILQLPILVVLDEAYIEFAGLESKMKWVKKHDNLIVLRTFSKRAGLAGLRVGYGAFPLSIIEYLWRAKQPYNVSVAAEVSACAALQNPTYLEKVKNALVQERERLYKLLKEVPFLNPFPSFSNFILCEVQSGRDAKKLKDDLASMGVMVRHYNNKVLKGYIRISVGKPEQTDILINCIKTLY; encoded by the exons ATGGGAGTAATTGATATCTGCAATACTGGTTCTCTCTGCATTGTCAAACCTAGCAACAGTCGTTACCGTCGATCTTCGGTTTTTCATAGTAGTGGTATCTGCTCATTTGAAGTGAATAACCAGAGAAGGGTCATTAGTATGGCCTCTGTTACTCCTTTAGAGCATGTCAATGAAGGCCAAGAGAGACTGACGGGCGACTCGTTTATTCGTTCACATTTACGGAAGTTGTCGCCTTATCAATCCATTTTGCCTTTTGAG GTTTTATCTGCTAGTCTTGGAAGGAAGCCTGAAGATATTGTTAAATTAGATGCAAATGAAAATCCTTACGGTCCTCCTCCAGAG gTGGCTGAAGCTTTGGGGTCTTTGAAATTCCCTTATATATATCCTGACCCTCAAAGTCGCCAACTGCGTGAGGCTCTTGCCAAAGATTCAGACCTTGATGCCAATCACATTCTAGTAGGATGTGGTGCTGATGAGCTCATTGATCTAATTATGCG ATGCACATTGGATCCGGGCGACAAGATTGTGGACTGTCCCCCAACCTTCACTATGTATGAATTTGATGCCGCAGTTAATGGGGCAGAAGTCATTAAGG TTATGAGGAATTCAGATTTTAGCTTGAATATTGAGCTCATTGTTGATGCCGTTCATCGAGAAAAACCCAAATGCATATTCTTGACATCACCAAATAACCCCGATGGAAG TATAATCAGTGATGAAGATCTCTTGAAAATCCTTCAGCTTCCAATATTAGTGGTTCTGGATGAAGCATACATAGAGTTTGCAGGACTGGAATCTAAGATGAAATGGGTGAAGAAACATGACAATTTAATTGTCCTGCGGACATTTAGCAAAAGAGCCG GTTTAGCAGGACTACGTGTTGGATATGGAGCATTTCCGTTGAGCATCATTGAATATCTTTGGAGGGCTAAGCAACCTTATAATGTCTCTGTTGCTGCCGAAGTTTCTGCTTGTGCAGCATTGCAAAATCCTACATATCTAGAG AAGGTGAAAAATGCATTGGTACAAGAGCGGGAAAGGCTGTATAAACTACTGAAGGAAGTGCCATTTCTGAATCCATTTCCAAGCTTTTCTAATTTCATTCTATGTGAGGTTCAATCTGGAAGAGATGCTAAAAAGCTTaag GATGACCTAGCAAGTATGGGTGTAATGGTGCGTCACTACAATAACAAAGTGCTGAAGGGCTATATTCGCATATCTGTGGGCAAACCAGAACAAACTGATATTTTAATCAACTGTATCAAAACCCTTTATTGA
- the LOC126688365 gene encoding cysteine desulfurase 1, chloroplastic, which produces MMMMDAGVFFNKLPSSLKFINPSKSKLSKFSSFSLATTGIEGDQAVQSASLSLGHLTRPDFPILHQEVNGKQLVYLDNAATSQKPISVLKALQNYYESYNSNVHRGIHYLSAKATDEYELARKKVAAFINASDSREIVFTKNATEAINLVAYTWGIANLKPGDEVVLTVAEHHSNIVPWQLVADRTGAVLKFIDLNENEVPDILKFREMISRKTKLVVFQHVSNVLASFLPVEDIIRWAHGVGAKVLLDACQSVPHVVVDVQGLDADFLVASSHKMCGPTGIGFLYGKSDILSTMPPFLGGGEMISDVFLDHSTYAEPPSRFEAGTPAIGEAIGLGAAIDYLLGIGMQKIQDYEMDLGNYLYESLSSINSVRIYGPKPSENVHRAALCSFNVENIHPTDIATFLDQQHGVAIRSGHHCAQPLHRYLGVNASARASLHFYNTKEDVDDFIRALNDTINFFNSFK; this is translated from the exons atGATGATGATGGATGCTGGTGTTTTCTTCAATAAACTTCCATCAtcactaaaatttataaaccctaGTAAATCTAAATTATctaaattttcttctttttcattagCTACAACTGGTATCGAAGGTGATCAAGCTGTTCAATCTGCTTCTTTATCACTTGGTCACCTCACTAGACCTGATTTTCCAATTCTCCATCAG GAGGTTAATGGGAAACAACTGGTCTACTTAGATAATGCTGCAACTTCTCAGAAGCCTATTTCGGTATTGAAGGCTTTGCAGAATTATTATGAATCTTATAATTCTAATGTTCATAGAGGAATTCATTACTTGAG TGCAAAAGCAACTGATGAGTATGAGTTGGCAAGAAAGAAAGTGGCGGCTTTTATAAATGCGTCCGATTCTAGAGAGATTGTATTTACTAAGAATGCTACTGAAGCTATCAATCTGGTTGCTTATACTTGGGGCATAGCAAATTTAAAGCCAGGAGACGAG GTTGTACTCACTGTTGCTGAACATCACAGTAATATTGTTCCGTGGCAACTCGTTGCTGACAGGACTGGTGCCGTACTGAAATTTATTGATTTGAACGAGAATGAAGTTCCTGATATACTGAAGTTTAGAGAAATGATCTCGAGGAAGACCAAACTTGTAGTTTTTCAACACGTCTCTAATGTTCTAG CTTCTTTTCTTCCCGTGGAAGACATTATCCGTTGGGCACATGGTGTTGGAGCAAAAGTGCTTCTAGATGCTTGTCAAAGTGTTCCTCACGTTGTAGTTGATGTCCAAGGACTGGATGCGGATTTCCTTGTTGCTTCTTCTCACAAG ATGTGTGGGCCCACAGGCATCGGATTTTTATATGGTAAAAGTGACATCCTGTCCACTATGCCTCCTTTTTTAG GTGGTGGAGAAATGATCTCTGATGTGTTTTTGGATCATTCGACTTATGCAGAACCTCCATCAAG ATTCGAGGCTGGAACTCCAGCAATTGGAGAAGCAATCGGGTTAGGAGCAGCAATTGATTATTTGTTAGGGATTGGTATGCAAAAGATTCAAGACTACGAG ATGGATTTGGGTAATTATTTGTACGAAAGCCTTAGTTCTATCAACAGTGTTCGTATCTATGGCCCTAAACCTTCAGAAAACGTTCATCGAGCAGCTCTTTGTTCTTTCAATGTTGAGAACATTCACCCAACCGACATTGCAACTTTTCTGGACCAACAG CATGGAGTGGCTATTAGATCAGGTCATCACTGTGCTCAACCGCTTCATCGGTATTTAGGGGTAAATGCAAGCGCTCGTGCTAGTCTCCATTTCTACAACACTAAGGAGGATGTTGATGATTTCATCCGGGCACTCAATGACACCATCAACTTCTTCAACTCTTTCAAGTAG
- the LOC126653521 gene encoding uncharacterized protein LOC126653521 yields MDFQVVVLAGGTSKKLAPLVSKEAPKALLPVANKPVLSYVLEQLELSNLKDLIVVVEGQDAALRVGGWISGAYADRLHVEVAAVPEDVGTAGALRAIAHHLIAKDILVVSGDLVSDIPPGAVAAAHRRHDAVVTVTLCSAPAGGPAESGSSAVKDKIKKPRRYNIIGLDQTKQFLLHIATGAEVDKDIRIQKSILRAVGQMEIRSDLVDTHMYAFKRSVLQEVLNEKDKFQCLKQDVLPYLVRSQLRSEVLLNGTPQAEENGDSKTSIQNRAAVSQMLTNASTPSFHEFYASGYDGSGPRRRTHKCCAYIASNSKYCARLDSIQAFSDINRDVIGEANHLSGYSFSAHNNIIHPSAQLGSKTTVGPHCMLGEGSQMGDKCSVKRSVIGPHCRIGSNVKVVNSVIMNHVTVGDGCSIQGSVICSNVQLLERAVLKDCQVGAGFVVTAGSEYKGESLAKKEK; encoded by the exons atgGATTTTCAAGTAGTAGTTTTAGCCGGTGGCACTTCAAAAAAACTGGCTCCTTTAGTCTCCAAG GAAGCCCCGAAAGCCCTGCTTCCAGTGGCTAATAAACCTGTTCTCTCTTATGTTTTGGAGCAATTGGAACTTAGTAATCTCAAGGACCTTATTGTG GTGGTTGAAGGGCAGGACGCAGCTCTTCGTGTCGGCGGTTGGATATCAGGTGCTTATGCCGATCGTTTACATGTTGAG GTTGCTGCTGTTCCTGAAGATGTTGGAACAGCTGGTGCACTTCGAGCCATTGCACACCACTTGATCGCTAAAGATATTTTG GTTGTGAGTGGTGATCTTGTTTCTGATATTCCTCCTGGTGCGGTTGCAGCTGCTCATAGACGGCATGATGCAGTAGTAACTGTAACGCTTTGTTCTGCTCCTGCTGGTGGACCTGCTGAGTCGGGATCCTCTGCtgtaaaagacaaaataaagaAACCAAGACGATACAACATCATTGGGCTCGACCAGACTAAGCAGTTTCTGTTACATATTGCAACTG GAGCAGAAGTTGATAAAGACATTCGAATTCAAAAGAGTATTCTTCGTGCAGTTGGACAG ATGGAGATACGGTCTGATCTTGTGGATACTCATATGTATGCATTCAAgag GTCCGTTCTGCAAGaagttttaaatgaaaaagacaAATTTCAATGCTTAAAACAGGATGTGCTGCCTTATCTTGTTAGAAGCCAGCTG AGATCGGAAGTCTTATTAAATGGCACACCACAAGCAGAAGAAAATGGAGACAGTAAGACTAGTATACAGAACCGAGCGGCAGTATCTCAAATGCTGACCAATGCATCTACGCCAAGCTTTCATGAATTTTATGCATCGGGTTATGATGGTTCCGGTCCTCGTCGAAGAACTCATAAATGCTGTGCTTACATTGCTAGCAATAGCAAATACTGTGCACGCTTGGATTCTATTCAAGCATTTAGTGATATTAACAGAGAT GTCATAGGTGAGGCAAATCATCTGTCAGGATATTCATTTTCTGCTCATAACAACATCATCCATCCCTCAGCACAGCTTGGTTCAAAAACTACT GTGGGGCCGCATTGTATGCTAGGGGAAGGTTCACAGATGGGTGACAAGTGTAGTGTGAAGCGATCGGTTATTGGTCCTCATTGCCGAATAGGTTCCAATGTGAAG GTAGTTAATTCAGTCATCATGAACCACGTTACGGTTGGAGATGGCTGCTCGATTCAAGGTTCCGTAATTTGCAGTAATGTACAGCTACTAGAGCGAGCTGTACTGAAAGACTGTCAG GTTGGAGCGGGTTTTGTAGTTACCGCAGGTAGTGAGTACAAAGGAGAGTCCTtggctaaaaaagagaaatga
- the LOC126653732 gene encoding F-box/kelch-repeat protein At5g26960: MSESCNSRHFSWLIKSCLPNPHDTPTYLSPNPIHTLTTASAATSTATTLSSLPDDLLLECLSRVSSSSLPPISAVCRRWSSLLRSPSFLLLRRSHNLLHPTIFAFSSSSSTLFAASLRFQENSWKFTTCLPIRFIELNNNNNIVHARMCAVGSRIFIICRNGLFFCYDTWSCKLSDKSPITYPRKKFATATFAGKIYVAGGGSPGGTAVEEYDPDSDTWRVVTHAPRKRFGCIGAVSDGVFYIIGGLKIGNGNEFSRAGNVGGEAAHVYASSMDLYDVEASVWLRSRAIPGGGCVVAACEAAGYVYILASHAVELSFWRFEARRRVNGGKGFGEWSRIKSPPLPAQVRLDSTVRFSFVGVENKVVLIQVAGCIDDLLRRSGRNVRGLREGLVLVYDCGGGEWSRGPDLPEVIRRAACVAVEC; encoded by the coding sequence ATGTCTGAAAGCTGCAACTCTCGCCATTTTTCATGGCTAATCAAATCTTGCTTACCAAATCCACACGACACTCCCACTTACCTCTCCCCAAATCCCATCCACACACTCACCACCGCCTCCGCCGCCACCTCCACCGCCACCACTCTCTCCTCTCTACCCGACGACCTTCTTTTAGAGTGCCTCTCAAGAGTCTCCTCCTCTTCTCTCCCTCCCATCTCCGCCGTCTGCCGCCGTTGGTCTTCCCTCCTCCGCTCCCCTTCTTTCCTCCTCCTCCGCCGCTCCCATAACCTCCTCCACCCCACTATCTTCGCCTTCTCCTCCTCCAGCTCTACCCTCTTCGCCGCCTCTCTCCGCTTCCAAGAAAATTCATGGAAGTTCACTACTTGTCTTCCGATTAGATTTATAgagttaaataataataataatattgttCATGCACGAATGTGCGCCGTTGGATCAAGAATCTTTATTATTTGTCGTAATGGATTATTTTTCTGTTATGATACGTGGAGTTGTAAATTATCAGACAAATCTCCCATTACTTATCCACGTAAAAAATTTGCTACTGCAACTTTCGCCGGAAAAATCTACGTCGCCGGTGGTGGTTCACCGGGTGGTACTGCCGTTGAAGAGTATGACCCGGATAGTGATACATGGAGAGTCGTCACTCACGCGCCTAGAAAGCGATTTGGGTGCATTGGCGCAGTTTCTGACGGCGTGTTTTATATAATTGGTGGGCTTAAAATTGGTAATGGAAATGAATTCTCACGCGCCGGTAATGTCGGCGGAGAGGCGGCGCATGTGTACGCTAGCTCGATGGATTTATACGACGTGGAAGCGTCCGTATGGCTTAGAAGTAGAGCGATTCCCGGTGGCGGTTGTGTTGTGGCAGCTTGTGAGGCGGCGGGATACGTGTATATATTAGCAAGCCATGCGGTGGAATTGTCATTTTGGAGATTCGAGGCGCGGAGGCGCGTGAACGGCGGAAAGGGATTCGGAGAGTGGAGTAGAATTAAGAGTCCGCCATTACCGGCGCAAGTTAGACTCGATAGTACGGTGAGGTTCAGCTTCGTCGGAGTGGAGAACAAGGTGGTGTTAATTCAAGTAGCCGGGTGCATTGATGATTTATTGAGGAGGAGTGGAAGAAATGTTAGGGGTTTAAGGGAAGGATTGGTTTTGGTTTATGATTGTGGCGGTGGAGAGTGGAGCAGAGGACCTGATTTGCCTGAGGTGATTCGACGCGCCGCTTGTGTGGCTGTGGAATGTTAA